One genomic region from Nocardioides plantarum encodes:
- a CDS encoding M23 family metallopeptidase yields the protein MQLGRLLVALLGLIALLSPVTDARADDPRWVFYTGNKTRYVSPWFEGAHRIMVPFGCTRAPYYAPDSRCRDKQGFHHGIDVAMDCGTLLYAGRDLRVVSPSTLGPAYGTRPLRLRNSALGWDVVIGHASKVYVKEGHGARRGWRIARVGDSGAPDGCHLHFERRKVGGGLSTAAHPVKLLGLKPRPQN from the coding sequence ATGCAACTCGGACGCCTTCTCGTGGCCCTCCTGGGGCTGATCGCCCTGCTCTCGCCGGTCACCGACGCTCGGGCCGACGACCCGCGGTGGGTGTTCTACACGGGCAACAAGACCCGCTACGTGTCGCCGTGGTTCGAGGGGGCGCACCGGATCATGGTCCCGTTCGGCTGCACCCGGGCGCCCTACTACGCACCCGACTCGCGCTGTCGCGACAAGCAGGGCTTCCACCACGGGATCGACGTCGCGATGGACTGCGGCACGCTGCTGTACGCCGGGCGCGACCTGCGCGTGGTCTCCCCCAGCACCCTCGGGCCGGCGTACGGCACGCGACCGCTGCGGCTGCGCAACAGCGCGCTCGGCTGGGACGTCGTGATCGGCCACGCCAGCAAGGTCTACGTCAAGGAGGGCCACGGCGCACGCCGTGGCTGGCGGATCGCCCGGGTGGGCGACAGCGGCGCACCCGACGGGTGCCACCTGCACTTCGAGCGGCGCAAGGTCGGCGGCGGGCTGTCCACCGCCGCGCACCCGGTCAAGCTCCTCGGGCTGAAGCCGCGACCGCAGAACTGA
- the eno gene encoding phosphopyruvate hydratase: MASIEAVGAREILDSRGNPTVEVEVALDDGAFARAAVPSGASTGAFEAVELRDGGPRYGGKGVATAVDAVINKIGPAIEGMTVDDQRLIDQAMIDLDATPNKADLGANAILGVSLAVARAAADSSGLPLYRYIGGPNAHVLPVPMLNILNGGAHADTNVDVQEFMIAPIGLPTFREALRAGAEVYHSLKSVLKGRGLATGVGDEGGFAPSLDSNRAALDLISEAIEKAGYQVGTDIALALDVAASEFCEGGTYTFEGAPKTAAEMTAYYAELVASYPIVSIEDPLDEDDWEGWKAMTDQLGSQIQIVGDDLFVTNVERLQRGITGGNANSLLVKVNQIGSLTETLDSVDLAHRNGFRCMMSHRSGETEDTTIADLAVATNCGQIKSGAPARSDRTAKYNQLLRIEEELGDAARYAGAAAFPRFAR; encoded by the coding sequence ATGGCATCGATCGAAGCCGTCGGCGCACGCGAGATCCTCGACTCGCGCGGCAACCCCACCGTCGAGGTCGAGGTGGCCCTCGACGACGGCGCGTTCGCCCGCGCGGCGGTGCCGAGCGGCGCCTCGACCGGCGCGTTCGAGGCCGTCGAGCTGCGTGACGGTGGTCCCCGCTACGGCGGAAAGGGCGTGGCGACGGCGGTCGACGCGGTGATCAACAAGATCGGTCCGGCCATCGAGGGCATGACGGTCGACGACCAGCGCCTGATCGACCAAGCGATGATCGACCTCGACGCCACCCCCAACAAGGCCGACCTCGGCGCCAACGCCATCCTCGGCGTCTCGCTCGCCGTGGCCCGCGCCGCGGCCGACTCCAGCGGCCTGCCGCTCTACCGCTACATCGGTGGTCCCAACGCCCACGTGCTGCCGGTGCCGATGCTCAACATCCTCAACGGCGGCGCCCACGCCGACACCAACGTCGACGTGCAGGAGTTCATGATCGCGCCGATCGGGCTGCCGACGTTCCGCGAGGCGCTGCGCGCCGGCGCGGAGGTCTACCACTCGCTCAAGAGCGTGCTCAAGGGCCGCGGACTGGCGACCGGCGTCGGTGACGAGGGCGGCTTCGCGCCCAGCCTCGACTCCAACCGGGCCGCGCTCGACCTCATCTCCGAGGCGATCGAGAAGGCCGGCTACCAGGTCGGCACCGACATCGCGCTCGCCCTCGACGTCGCGGCCTCGGAGTTCTGCGAGGGCGGCACCTACACCTTCGAGGGCGCGCCCAAGACCGCCGCCGAGATGACGGCCTACTACGCCGAGCTCGTGGCGTCGTACCCGATCGTCAGCATCGAGGACCCCCTCGACGAGGACGACTGGGAGGGCTGGAAGGCGATGACCGACCAGCTCGGCTCCCAGATCCAGATCGTCGGCGACGACCTGTTCGTCACCAACGTCGAGCGGCTGCAGCGCGGCATCACCGGCGGCAACGCCAACTCGCTGCTGGTCAAGGTCAACCAGATCGGCTCGCTCACCGAGACCCTCGACTCCGTCGACCTGGCTCACCGCAACGGCTTCCGCTGCATGATGAGCCACCGCTCGGGCGAGACCGAGGACACCACGATCGCCGACCTCGCCGTGGCCACCAACTGCGGCCAGATCAAGTCCGGCGCCCCGGCCCGCAGCGACCGCACGGCCAAGTACAACCAGCTCCTGCGCATCGAGGAGGAGCTGGGCGACGCCGCCCGTTACGCCGGAGCTGCCGCCTTCCCGCGTTTCGCGCGCTGA
- a CDS encoding M57 family metalloprotease → MKHTRPFQVVVAGAAACAALLASPAAQGANDDSAGSSVKAPQPPTFAEFEAATYRDHDGQYIVNGDEPLATTAELRAYYDRMVSSGDTDSQSLIVNQDGGVDDVWSASQALDLTYCVSDDFGAEKDTVVDAMAAGAGQWEAASSGVDFTYVPSEDADCVTSNDNVLFSVEPVVTSEYIARAFFPSSPDSERNVLVADSLTTSGWAPENILAHELGHVLGFRHEHTRPEAGTCFEDNNWRPLTPYDAASIMHYPQCNGATEDLSMSGTDREGVASIYG, encoded by the coding sequence ATGAAGCACACCCGACCGTTCCAGGTCGTCGTCGCCGGAGCCGCAGCCTGTGCGGCGCTGCTCGCCTCCCCCGCCGCACAGGGCGCGAACGACGACTCCGCAGGCAGCTCGGTCAAGGCACCGCAGCCGCCGACCTTCGCGGAGTTCGAGGCGGCCACCTACCGCGACCACGACGGCCAGTACATCGTCAACGGCGACGAGCCGCTCGCGACCACCGCCGAGCTGCGGGCCTACTACGACCGCATGGTCAGCTCGGGCGACACCGACTCGCAGAGCCTCATCGTCAATCAGGACGGCGGCGTCGACGACGTCTGGAGTGCCAGCCAGGCCCTCGACCTGACCTACTGCGTCAGCGACGACTTCGGCGCCGAGAAGGACACCGTGGTCGACGCGATGGCCGCCGGTGCGGGCCAGTGGGAGGCGGCCTCCTCGGGCGTCGACTTCACCTACGTCCCCTCCGAGGACGCCGACTGCGTGACGAGCAACGACAACGTGCTGTTCTCCGTCGAGCCCGTCGTCACCAGCGAGTACATCGCCCGCGCGTTCTTCCCCAGCAGCCCCGACTCCGAGCGCAACGTGCTCGTCGCCGACTCGCTCACGACGTCCGGCTGGGCCCCCGAGAACATCCTGGCCCACGAGCTCGGCCACGTCCTCGGCTTCCGCCACGAGCACACCCGGCCCGAGGCCGGCACCTGCTTCGAGGACAACAACTGGCGGCCGCTGACGCCGTACGACGCGGCGTCGATCATGCATTACCCGCAGTGCAACGGTGCGACCGAGGACCTCAGCATGTCGGGCACCGACCGTGAGGGTGTCGCCTCGATCTACGGCTGA
- a CDS encoding FtsB family cell division protein has product MSTSGSGRRTPSRGSRPAGRGGGPGRARTPRPRTTPVATRGAAPAAARPSPRLTSRAAILVLVLAVLAISASSLARAYLPLRDGMQANIEGNRAKEARNAEMEREIARQSTDEYAEQELRKLGYVRPGEVPYVAVDGGKPLDVEARLSDPSTVDPAEPKAWWDGAWQSMKVAGNPPRRTDPLPQTMIKDPEGAPAEESAE; this is encoded by the coding sequence ATGTCCACGTCGGGATCGGGTCGCCGTACGCCGTCACGCGGGTCGCGTCCCGCGGGCCGCGGCGGCGGTCCCGGTCGCGCCCGCACCCCGCGGCCGCGCACGACCCCGGTGGCGACGCGCGGGGCCGCCCCGGCTGCTGCGAGGCCGTCGCCGCGGCTGACGAGTCGCGCGGCGATCCTGGTGCTGGTCCTGGCCGTGCTGGCCATCTCGGCCTCCTCGCTGGCCCGCGCCTACCTCCCGCTGCGCGACGGCATGCAGGCCAACATCGAGGGCAACCGGGCCAAGGAGGCCCGCAACGCGGAGATGGAGCGCGAGATCGCCCGCCAGAGCACCGACGAGTACGCCGAGCAGGAGCTGCGCAAGCTCGGCTACGTCCGCCCCGGCGAGGTTCCCTACGTCGCCGTCGACGGCGGCAAGCCGCTCGACGTCGAGGCGAGGCTGAGCGACCCCAGCACCGTCGACCCGGCCGAGCCGAAGGCGTGGTGGGACGGCGCGTGGCAGTCGATGAAGGTCGCCGGCAACCCGCCCCGGCGCACCGATCCGCTGCCGCAGACCATGATCAAGGACCCCGAGGGCGCCCCGGCCGAGGAGTCCGCGGAGTGA
- a CDS encoding HNH endonuclease signature motif containing protein, with translation MAEHTDTPGSGHPIEAVLCRFLDELKGLTDVATWTMDATTTTRVVALGARVGAGVAELEARSISHAETLDLPGAAQCRDVARWVQRTTGVTGRSARAKAKLATGLANLEPTRTATARGEIHAEQAQAIANHVAVLDDEKVSAHDQARAETFLLGEARHGHDADALATLGHAIWERLDPEGADEREARALEAQEERARRRTRLTMGDDGDGLTHGRFSIPTAAADAFRKQLHALAAPKHVRAEQGAGAYDWQKPSADRLGQAFTDWIEGYDPAQLPKIGGLTATVVVVGDYDLLRGKVKAARLETGTKISPTEYLRLACGAGIIPAWMNASGEVLALGRKHRFHTPAQRLAAIVEQRHCQHESGCDVPGYLCHAHHDIPWAQGGTTDLRTTTLYCPFHHARVHQPGHDPTRT, from the coding sequence ATGGCCGAGCACACCGACACCCCCGGATCGGGACACCCGATCGAGGCAGTGCTGTGCCGGTTCCTCGACGAGCTCAAGGGTCTGACCGACGTCGCGACTTGGACCATGGACGCCACCACGACCACCCGAGTCGTGGCCCTGGGCGCCCGGGTCGGCGCCGGTGTCGCCGAGCTCGAAGCCAGGTCGATCAGCCATGCCGAGACCCTCGACCTCCCCGGTGCCGCGCAGTGCCGCGACGTCGCCCGCTGGGTCCAACGCACTACCGGGGTGACCGGACGGTCTGCTCGAGCAAAGGCCAAGCTCGCCACCGGCCTGGCCAACCTCGAACCCACCCGCACCGCGACCGCTCGCGGCGAGATCCACGCCGAGCAGGCCCAGGCCATCGCCAATCATGTCGCGGTGTTGGACGACGAGAAGGTCTCGGCCCACGACCAGGCCCGCGCCGAGACCTTCCTCCTCGGGGAAGCCAGGCACGGTCACGACGCGGACGCCCTGGCGACCCTGGGCCACGCGATCTGGGAACGCCTTGACCCCGAGGGCGCCGACGAACGCGAAGCCAGAGCCCTCGAAGCCCAGGAAGAACGCGCCCGCAGACGCACCCGACTCACCATGGGGGATGACGGTGACGGGTTGACCCACGGACGGTTCAGCATCCCGACCGCCGCGGCCGATGCGTTCAGAAAGCAGCTCCACGCCTTGGCCGCCCCCAAGCACGTCCGCGCCGAACAGGGTGCGGGGGCCTATGACTGGCAGAAGCCGTCCGCGGACCGGTTGGGTCAGGCGTTCACCGACTGGATCGAGGGCTATGACCCCGCCCAGCTACCCAAGATCGGCGGCCTGACCGCCACGGTGGTGGTGGTCGGCGACTACGACCTCCTGCGGGGGAAGGTGAAGGCTGCCCGGTTGGAGACGGGCACCAAGATCAGCCCCACCGAGTACCTCCGCCTGGCCTGCGGGGCCGGGATCATCCCGGCCTGGATGAACGCATCCGGGGAAGTCCTGGCGCTAGGACGCAAGCACAGGTTCCACACCCCCGCCCAACGCCTGGCCGCGATCGTCGAGCAACGCCACTGCCAACACGAGTCGGGCTGCGACGTACCTGGCTACCTGTGCCACGCCCACCACGACATCCCCTGGGCCCAGGGCGGCACCACCGACCTGAGGACGACCACGCTCTACTGCCCGTTCCACCACGCCCGCGTCCACCAACCCGGCCACGACCCCACGCGCACCTGA
- a CDS encoding MazG family protein — protein sequence MTDPGAEPLLEFREVMRRLRAECPWKQQQTHRSLVRYLVEELHETVDAIETGTPDDLREELGDLLLQVYFHAAIAEQDGLFDLDDVADGIVAKMRRRNPHVFGDVTLGGGDGGAGVSAASAADVNELWESVKATEKRRDEITDGIAPTLPALLYADKVLDRLARAGRAAPTAGSGGDGSIGERLLALVAEAHDAGVDPEQELRDAVRVLLAQD from the coding sequence ATGACCGACCCGGGCGCCGAGCCGCTGCTCGAGTTCCGCGAGGTGATGCGGCGCCTGCGTGCGGAGTGCCCGTGGAAGCAGCAGCAGACCCACCGCTCCCTGGTGCGCTACCTGGTCGAGGAGCTCCACGAGACCGTCGACGCCATCGAGACCGGCACGCCCGACGACCTGCGCGAGGAGCTCGGCGACCTGCTGCTCCAGGTCTACTTCCACGCTGCGATCGCCGAGCAGGACGGGCTCTTCGACCTCGACGACGTGGCGGACGGCATCGTGGCCAAGATGCGTCGCCGCAACCCCCACGTCTTCGGCGACGTGACCCTCGGCGGTGGCGACGGCGGCGCCGGTGTCTCGGCGGCCTCGGCCGCGGACGTCAACGAGCTGTGGGAGTCGGTCAAGGCGACCGAGAAGCGGCGCGACGAGATCACCGACGGCATCGCCCCGACGCTGCCGGCCCTGCTCTACGCCGACAAGGTCCTCGACCGGCTCGCGCGCGCCGGCCGGGCCGCACCCACCGCGGGGAGCGGTGGCGACGGCAGCATCGGCGAGCGGCTGCTCGCCCTGGTCGCCGAGGCCCACGACGCAGGCGTCGACCCCGAGCAGGAGCTGCGCGACGCCGTACGCGTGCTGCTCGCGCAGGACTGA
- a CDS encoding Ppx/GppA phosphatase family protein, translated as MTRPVAAIDCGTNTIKLLVTGPAGELVREMRMVRLGEGVDHTGLLSDAALERTFSAIDEYAELLHEHAVPPSRVRFCATSASRDARNAEVFRAGVRARLGVEPEVVSGAEEAGLAYGGAVRHLRDAPRYPVLVIDVGGGSTELVLGDASGPTAAHSMDIGSVRLHERHLRSDPPTTAEVAAVLDDVDRALDACPVDPAAAASVVGVAGTVTTIAAGVLGLASYDRSAIDQSVLATADVMALVDRLVAMTVAERLALPWMHPGRADVIGAGALILGRVLERSGGSRLVVSESDILDGIAWSLLA; from the coding sequence ATGACTAGGCCGGTCGCCGCCATCGACTGCGGCACCAACACGATCAAGCTGCTGGTCACCGGGCCCGCCGGCGAGCTGGTCCGCGAGATGCGGATGGTGCGCCTCGGCGAGGGCGTCGACCACACGGGCCTGCTCTCCGACGCGGCCCTGGAGCGGACCTTCTCGGCCATCGATGAGTACGCCGAGCTGCTGCACGAGCACGCCGTGCCGCCGTCGCGGGTGCGCTTCTGCGCGACGTCGGCGAGTCGCGACGCCCGCAACGCCGAGGTCTTCCGTGCCGGGGTGCGCGCGCGGCTCGGCGTCGAGCCCGAGGTGGTGAGCGGGGCCGAGGAGGCCGGGTTGGCCTACGGCGGCGCCGTGCGCCACCTGCGCGACGCGCCCCGCTACCCGGTGCTCGTCATCGACGTCGGCGGTGGGTCGACCGAGCTGGTGCTCGGCGACGCGTCCGGCCCGACGGCCGCACACTCGATGGACATCGGCTCGGTGCGCCTGCACGAGCGCCACCTGCGCTCCGACCCGCCCACCACGGCCGAGGTGGCCGCGGTCCTCGACGACGTCGACCGGGCCCTCGACGCCTGCCCCGTCGATCCCGCGGCGGCCGCGTCGGTGGTCGGCGTCGCGGGCACCGTGACCACGATCGCGGCCGGGGTGCTCGGGTTGGCGTCGTACGACCGGAGCGCGATCGACCAGTCCGTCCTGGCCACCGCCGATGTCATGGCGCTCGTCGACCGCCTGGTGGCCATGACCGTGGCCGAGCGGCTCGCGCTGCCGTGGATGCACCCGGGTCGTGCCGACGTCATCGGGGCCGGTGCGCTGATCCTCGGTCGGGTGCTCGAGCGCAGCGGGGGGTCGCGGCTGGTGGTCTCGGAGTCCGACATCCTGGACGGCATCGCGTGGTCGCTCCTCGCGTGA
- a CDS encoding glycine cleavage system protein R, whose product MSQTLHAITVLGHDRPGIIAETTERLAGLGLNLEDSTMTLLRGHFAMMLVGSGTASDTEIAAALEPLTTDGTLSVTVREVPVEDAPAAAGTPWVLTVHGGDRAGIVSAVVAEVARVGGNITDLTTRLAGDLYLLIAEIDLPLDVDQAGLDVAIREVAGGLGVGASLRPVETDEL is encoded by the coding sequence GTGAGTCAGACCCTCCACGCCATCACCGTCCTCGGCCACGACCGTCCCGGCATCATCGCCGAGACCACCGAGCGCCTCGCCGGGTTGGGCCTCAACCTCGAGGACTCGACGATGACCCTGCTGCGGGGTCACTTCGCGATGATGCTGGTCGGGTCGGGCACGGCGTCCGACACCGAGATCGCCGCGGCCCTCGAGCCGCTCACCACCGACGGCACGCTGTCCGTCACGGTCCGCGAGGTGCCCGTCGAGGACGCCCCCGCAGCAGCCGGTACGCCGTGGGTGCTGACCGTCCACGGCGGCGACCGCGCCGGCATCGTCTCGGCCGTGGTCGCCGAGGTCGCCCGCGTCGGCGGCAACATCACCGACCTGACCACCCGCCTGGCCGGTGACCTCTACCTGCTGATCGCCGAGATCGACCTCCCGCTCGACGTCGACCAGGCCGGCCTCGACGTCGCGATCCGGGAGGTCGCCGGCGGCCTCGGGGTGGGGGCCTCCCTGCGTCCCGTCGAGACCGACGAGCTGTGA
- a CDS encoding DUF501 domain-containing protein, whose amino-acid sequence MIEPADEAAIRAQLGRPPRAIHGVGHRCPCGNPDVVTTEPRLPNGDPFPTTFYLTCPRAASLIGTLEGGGVMKEMQARLGEDPELAAGYRAAHEAYLAFRATLGDVPEIDGVSAGGMPDRVKCLHVLAGHALAAGPGVNPLGDEVLERLGEWWASGPCVSVDD is encoded by the coding sequence GTGATCGAGCCCGCCGACGAGGCGGCGATCCGGGCCCAGCTCGGTCGGCCGCCGCGCGCCATCCACGGGGTAGGTCATCGGTGCCCCTGCGGCAACCCCGACGTCGTGACCACCGAGCCGCGGCTGCCCAACGGCGACCCGTTCCCGACGACCTTCTACCTCACCTGCCCCCGGGCCGCGTCGCTGATCGGCACCCTCGAGGGCGGCGGGGTGATGAAGGAGATGCAGGCGCGTCTCGGCGAGGACCCCGAGCTCGCCGCCGGCTACCGCGCCGCACACGAGGCCTACCTCGCCTTCCGGGCGACCCTCGGCGACGTGCCCGAGATCGACGGGGTCTCCGCCGGTGGCATGCCCGACCGGGTCAAGTGCCTGCACGTGCTAGCCGGGCACGCCCTCGCGGCGGGTCCCGGCGTCAACCCGCTGGGCGACGAGGTGCTCGAGCGCCTGGGGGAGTGGTGGGCGAGCGGCCCGTGCGTCTCGGTCGATGACTAG
- the def gene encoding peptide deformylase: MSLLDDPVARWTELDLGVAGRVLDVVRAPDPVLSTPTSAVDPTSPEVVQLAADLVATMRVSPGCVGLAAPQVGVSSMVFCVDVSQHPKVRDHHGTFVLVNAEVVSSSRNEKGREGCMSVPDLTGDVKRASRLVVTGHLPGTGERVEVEANAFEARALQHEIDHCAGLLFLDRVAGAHAVYARQTYL, from the coding sequence ATGTCGCTGCTCGACGACCCGGTGGCTCGCTGGACCGAGCTCGACCTCGGCGTCGCCGGACGCGTGCTCGACGTCGTACGCGCCCCCGACCCCGTGCTCTCCACCCCCACCAGCGCCGTCGACCCGACCTCCCCGGAGGTCGTCCAGCTCGCCGCCGACCTGGTCGCCACCATGCGCGTCAGCCCCGGTTGCGTCGGCCTCGCCGCCCCACAGGTCGGCGTGAGCTCGATGGTGTTCTGCGTCGACGTGTCGCAGCACCCCAAGGTCCGCGACCACCACGGCACCTTCGTCCTGGTCAACGCCGAGGTCGTCTCCAGCTCGCGCAACGAGAAGGGCCGCGAGGGCTGCATGAGCGTCCCCGACCTGACCGGCGACGTGAAGCGGGCGAGCCGACTGGTGGTGACCGGGCACCTCCCCGGCACGGGCGAGCGTGTCGAGGTCGAGGCCAACGCGTTCGAGGCCCGTGCCCTGCAGCACGAGATCGACCACTGCGCCGGCCTGCTGTTCCTGGACCGGGTCGCCGGCGCCCACGCCGTCTACGCTCGCCAGACCTACCTGTAG
- a CDS encoding uracil-DNA glycosylase, producing MRSLDDLDSRVVSCRRCPRLVRWREQVARDKRASYAEETYWGRPVPGFGAAEPRVLVVGLAPAAHGANRTGRMFTGDRSGDWLFASMHRVGLANQPTSVSIDDGLELFGTRVVAAVRCAPPDNKPTTDEKARCATWLDAELTLVAPSVRVVVALGSIGWDASLAAARRAGWTVPRPKPRFGHGAEAVLGAPHGEVLLLGSYHPSQQNTFTGRLTEPMLDAVLGRAARLR from the coding sequence GTGAGGTCGCTCGACGACCTCGACTCCCGCGTCGTCTCCTGCCGGCGCTGCCCCCGGCTGGTCCGGTGGCGCGAGCAGGTCGCGCGAGACAAGCGGGCGTCGTACGCCGAGGAGACCTACTGGGGACGCCCGGTCCCGGGATTCGGCGCCGCCGAGCCGCGGGTGCTGGTCGTCGGGCTCGCGCCCGCGGCCCACGGCGCCAACCGGACCGGGCGGATGTTCACCGGCGACCGGTCCGGCGACTGGCTCTTCGCCTCGATGCACCGCGTCGGCCTGGCCAACCAGCCCACCAGCGTGAGCATCGACGACGGGCTCGAGCTGTTCGGCACCCGGGTGGTGGCGGCCGTGCGGTGTGCGCCGCCCGACAACAAGCCGACCACCGACGAGAAGGCGCGCTGCGCGACGTGGCTCGACGCCGAGCTCACGCTGGTGGCGCCCTCGGTGCGGGTGGTCGTCGCGCTCGGATCGATCGGCTGGGACGCCAGCCTCGCCGCGGCCCGTCGCGCCGGGTGGACCGTCCCGCGGCCCAAGCCGCGCTTCGGCCACGGCGCGGAGGCGGTGCTGGGTGCCCCGCACGGCGAGGTCCTGCTGCTCGGCAGCTACCACCCCAGCCAGCAGAACACCTTCACCGGGCGGCTGACCGAGCCCATGCTCGACGCCGTGCTCGGCCGCGCGGCCCGGCTGCGATGA